A single Gammaproteobacteria bacterium DNA region contains:
- a CDS encoding heme A synthase, with the protein MTSALTRNRLTAATPPNRAVAVWLLICCTAIFAMVVLGGVTRLTGSGLSMVTWDPLTGVLPPLNQGAWEEAFHRYQQFPEFQYKNAGMDLKGFKTIFWLEYAHRLLGRSIGLIFFIPLFYFSVTGRLAGHLQRQVLAIFALGAVQGLVGWYMVQSGLVDNPHVSQYRLAAHLGLAFIIYSSVLWLALNLFFPPSKHRSPGASPALKRLSLATAGAVFFTALSGAFVAGLKAGFIYNTFPMMGDRWLPEELLALSPAWRNVFENAVTVQFDHRLLALTVAAVVLALWKRAYKERVNARARLAANLLLTAVALQLALGITTLLLEVPVALGAAHQAGALVLLTAAVFAVHAVRDDDGMLSG; encoded by the coding sequence ATGACCTCCGCACTGACCCGCAACCGCCTCACCGCAGCCACCCCGCCCAACAGGGCCGTCGCCGTCTGGCTGCTGATCTGCTGCACCGCCATCTTCGCCATGGTGGTCCTGGGCGGTGTGACACGCCTCACGGGCTCCGGCCTGTCCATGGTCACCTGGGATCCCCTCACGGGGGTGTTGCCGCCCCTGAACCAAGGCGCCTGGGAAGAGGCTTTCCACCGCTATCAACAGTTCCCCGAGTTCCAATACAAAAACGCCGGCATGGATCTCAAAGGCTTCAAAACCATCTTCTGGCTGGAATACGCCCACCGCCTGCTGGGACGCAGCATCGGCCTGATCTTTTTCATACCCCTGTTCTACTTTTCTGTCACAGGACGGCTGGCGGGGCATTTGCAACGCCAAGTCCTGGCGATCTTCGCATTGGGCGCAGTGCAGGGACTCGTGGGCTGGTACATGGTCCAAAGCGGGCTGGTGGACAACCCCCACGTCAGTCAGTACCGGCTCGCCGCCCACCTGGGACTCGCCTTTATCATCTATTCCTCTGTTTTGTGGCTGGCGCTGAATCTGTTTTTTCCACCCTCAAAGCACCGATCACCCGGCGCTTCGCCAGCGCTCAAACGGCTGTCCCTGGCAACGGCCGGAGCGGTATTCTTCACGGCCCTGTCCGGCGCCTTCGTCGCCGGCCTCAAAGCAGGTTTTATCTACAACACCTTTCCCATGATGGGTGACCGCTGGCTGCCGGAAGAACTGCTCGCCCTCTCCCCCGCCTGGCGCAATGTGTTCGAAAACGCGGTAACCGTGCAATTCGATCACCGGCTGCTGGCGCTCACGGTGGCGGCCGTCGTCCTCGCGCTGTGGAAGCGGGCATACAAAGAACGTGTGAACGCTCGCGCCCGACTCGCCGCAAACCTTCTGCTCACCGCCGTGGCGCTGCAACTTGCTTTGGGCATTACCACTCTGTTGCTGGAAGTGCCCGTGGCCCTGGGCGCCGCCCACCAGGCCGGCGCCCTGGTGTTGCTGACCGCGGCCGTGTTCGCCGTTCACGCCGTGCGCGATGATGACGGTATGCTGTCCGGATAA
- a CDS encoding GyrI-like domain-containing protein has protein sequence MAQTQREDPPNKVLVLAVAALLLSVVGSAAILAYLGLFNAVTVQHYSAPAYRIAYLDHTGPYEDLQDVFDRVAGRLHQARITALAPCALLLDDPSVAAKNELRSKIGFLVDNGVSLHGDIHVLHIPPREVARARFRGSPVIGSYKAYAAMKQWGNDHGYTLSLPAFEIYHDDGEVEYQLPVTAQQR, from the coding sequence ATGGCCCAGACTCAACGCGAAGATCCACCCAACAAAGTGCTGGTACTGGCCGTCGCCGCCTTGCTGCTGTCGGTGGTGGGCAGCGCGGCGATACTGGCTTATCTGGGCCTGTTCAACGCGGTAACGGTACAGCACTATTCGGCCCCCGCCTACCGTATCGCCTATCTGGATCACACCGGCCCCTACGAGGACTTGCAGGATGTCTTCGACAGGGTGGCCGGACGCCTGCACCAGGCCCGCATCACGGCCCTCGCCCCCTGCGCCCTCCTTCTCGACGACCCTTCCGTGGCAGCGAAAAACGAGTTGCGCAGCAAAATCGGCTTCCTCGTCGACAACGGTGTGTCATTACATGGCGATATCCATGTCCTGCACATCCCCCCACGCGAAGTGGCGCGGGCCCGTTTCCGGGGCAGCCCCGTGATCGGGTCGTACAAAGCCTACGCCGCCATGAAGCAGTGGGGCAACGACCACGGCTACACCCTGAGCCTGCCCGCTTTTGAGATTTATCACGACGATGGCGAAGTCGAATATCAACTTCCCGTCACAGCACAACAACGGTGA